Proteins encoded by one window of Thermobaculum terrenum ATCC BAA-798:
- the lysX gene encoding lysine biosynthesis protein LysX encodes MKIGVLLSRIRIEEKLIFKAAERLGVDIVRIDDRDLIFDLGKKDFPEVDIVLDRGLVHSRAEYTLRILESWGIPTVNSYKATITCDNKFLTNMALIEHGVPTLRTMLAYTPESAIEAIERLGYPVVLKPNTGSWGRLLAKINDRDAAEAVLEHKEILGSYHHSIFYIQEYVQKPGRDIRAFVIGDSVIAASYRQSDHWITNTARGGISAPCPITPEIEDLALRAANAVGAEIAGVDIIETPEGYKVIEINVGAEFHGLIETTDRDIPGEIISYLVSKAHKSTVEPVAS; translated from the coding sequence AAAGCTTATTTTTAAAGCTGCTGAAAGACTAGGTGTTGACATAGTTAGAATAGATGACCGGGACTTGATTTTTGACCTGGGGAAGAAGGATTTCCCTGAGGTAGATATAGTCCTGGATCGCGGCCTGGTTCACAGCAGGGCTGAGTATACTCTAAGGATCCTTGAGAGTTGGGGTATTCCAACTGTCAACAGCTACAAGGCCACGATCACATGCGACAACAAGTTTTTGACCAACATGGCTCTTATCGAGCACGGTGTTCCCACGCTGCGTACTATGTTGGCTTACACCCCAGAGTCAGCTATAGAGGCTATTGAGAGGCTGGGATATCCAGTGGTTCTCAAACCCAATACTGGTTCATGGGGCAGACTGTTGGCGAAGATAAATGATAGGGACGCCGCTGAAGCCGTGTTGGAGCATAAGGAGATCCTGGGATCCTATCATCACTCCATCTTCTATATCCAGGAGTATGTCCAAAAGCCCGGCAGAGATATTAGAGCATTTGTGATAGGAGACTCTGTGATAGCTGCTTCTTACAGGCAGTCTGATCATTGGATCACCAATACTGCCAGAGGAGGTATATCCGCTCCCTGCCCAATAACACCCGAGATCGAGGATTTAGCTCTGCGGGCTGCCAATGCAGTGGGAGCTGAGATAGCGGGCGTAGATATAATCGAGACCCCCGAGGGCTATAAGGTTATAGAGATCAACGTGGGGGCCGAGTTTCACGGTCTGATAGAAACCACCGACCGTGATATCCCGGGAGAAATAATTTCCTACCTAGTATCTAAAGCCCATAAGTCTACCGTAGAGCCTGT